The stretch of DNA TTGTTTCTTATTAATTATTATAAGCTCTTAATTTTAGCCTTCTGTAATGTGTTTCATAACTAGCATTTTCTTTTACGTAATTCCAACCTTTTTCTATTTGTTCTTCATATAAATGAGGATCAGCCAGTAAGTTATTAATTACGTTTTTTACTTCACTAGGTTTAGAGTAAATTGCTGCTTCACCGAACAATATTTCGTACTGTTTTGGAAGAATAACTGGGATACCTACTGCCATAGCTTCTATTATTACTCTCCCGTAAGATTCAATCCAGTTTGGATGTGTAAAATATACGAAAACATCAAGATTTGCTAAGAACTCTTTAGGTGCAACTTCCCCAAACTTATATACAGACCAATTTTCCGGGATGTAACCTAATACATCTTTTACTGAATTGGCCCCACCTAACACTCTAACCTCATATTCTTCTTGCTCAGGGTAAATTGACAATAGTTGTTCTTTGTCATTTGGCCATTTCACAACATTATCCCTTGAATGCCTACCTATAACTATATTATTTGCTTTAGATTCAGAAATTTGTCGGTCATTCTCTTTCCAATCATTTAGATTAATTATATTTGTCCAGTCTTCCTTTGCTAACGGTATTTCTGATAACGATTGGCTATGATAATTTTCTAAAGCTTGCCTTACCAAAGGTCCAATGGGATGCCAAATCCCCGCATTACCAAAGTATTCTATTAAACGATCTTTTACAGTCTTTAAATCATACCTTAAAACACCTTGTGGCCCATAATCACTCATAGGAGTTTGATTAATAATTAACCTTATTTCCTTTGCTTCAACATTCGGAATATACTCTTGTTTTACTTGTAATACAGGAGGATATCTAACTATTAACGTATCACAAGAAACATTTTCACCGTACACTATCATTTCTACATTTTCCCCGTCTAACAAATCTCTTACTTTTTGATTTATTTTCTTTTTAGGGGAATAATCGTAGCGTGCTAATTGAATTAGACCCGTTTTTAATCCGATTTGTTTATGAGCCTTAATTTCCTCTACGCTTGATAGGGTTGAACCTCCATCTAATCGGAAATCTGACAGTATAATTACATCAAAATGCTTACGAGTATCTCGTGGTAACCTGTTCGGCTTCATAGGTTCAGGTATAGGGAAAGGACGGTTCTTTTGTGGAAAATCATAATACAAGTTCTCAGCTTTTTTATGATAATCAACTTGAGCTTCTAAATACTCTTTTCGAGCTCCCATAAAATAACCTGGAAAACCGAAGTAGGAATTGCCAGTTAAAGAAGATTCAGATTGCCTTTGGAAGGAGAGTGGTCCTGTTGGTAATTCTAATATACTATCTTCACCAAAGACATGTTTAATTCGTTTTATAAATTCAGAATCCGCTCCGAACCTCACACAGTCCCAGTATCCAAGAGCCTTTGTTACTTTTTTTCTTCTAAACATAAAAGAAGACATATTACTGAATATATATAAGCCTGGCTTTCCACGTCTGAAAAATTTTAAATTTTCAGTTGCTCTTGCTTGTTGTGAAGTGTTCCCTATAATTCTTGGATTGTTTAATAAATGTGTTACTTGTTTTTCAATTTTTTCTGGGTGTGACCAATCATCTGCATCATTAATTGTTATAAAATCCCCTGTTGCTACTTGTAATGCTAGATTACGCGCTGTGTATGCTCCACCATTTTTACTTGCTTTTACAAGCTTAAGTCGTTCGTCCTTTTTCTGTATTTCTTCTACCAATTGAACTGTGCTGTCGCTACTGCAATCATCAACCACAATAATTTCGAGGTTTTTCCATGTTTGTGTTAAGACTGAATTTAAAGATGTTTCTATTACATCTTCTGCATTATAAACAGGAATAATAATAGATACTTTTCCCGAATTCTCTTTATAGACAGCCTTGGCTTTCTTATGACTTAAATTATCATAAAAATTCTTCGTTGTTTCTTCTTCCAAAAGGACAGATGTTAAGCGATAGAATGTATACATTTTATTTATCCACTTTAGCCGTTCGTCAACATTAGTTTCACAATTTGCCAATGCTAGAAATAAATCAGGATGTTCTTCTCTTTTAAGAGCAGTTAATAATGTACGTTTAGCCTCTTCGTTTTTATTTACAGCTATCAAACATTCTGCTTCTATAATAGTAATTTGTCTTAATTGCTCTTTATCTTGTTCACCCTCATATAAAAACGGGATATACTTTAGACATTCTTTAGCACCTTCCGGAGTTTGCTTATTGGCATGCCATAAAGCAATTTCCCAAGCTGCAGATTTCCTTAAAACTGCGTTTGGACTATTTTTATATAGATCTTCTAAATCCTTTAGCGCTTCTTCAAAAAAACCTAAATTTCGTAATTTATACCTTAGTTGTTCAATTTTTCGTAAATTCGTTTGAGTCTTTCCCTTTTTAAACAACTTCTTTACTCTTTTCCTATTTTTAGAAGAGAGTAAAGTAAAAATTTTACGTCTTTGACTAGAATTAAAAAATTTATAAAAAAACCATTCGAGGATATTAATTATTCTCTTTTTTAAAATCTTTAGCATATTTGCCTACACCTTCGCTCTATTTAAGCTTTTTGTTTTTTTGTTTCACTTTTTCCTTATATAATGCTACAGCTTGTTTTGGATCGCCATCAAAAAGGATTTGCCCTCTTTCAAACCAAATTACTCTTGTACAAACTGTTTCTATATAATTCATACTGTGTGAAACAATTAAAACTGCCTTTGCATCTTCAATCATGTCCTGGATTCTTTCTGTAGCCTTCTGCTTAAATTGCATATCTCCAGTAGATAACGCCTCATCGATAATAAATATATCTGGTTCAAGAGTGGCTGCAATACTGAATCCTAATCTCGCTTTCATACCACTTGAATACGATTTTACTGGTTGGCTAATTTTTTTTCCTAACTCTGAGAATTCAATTATATTATCCACGTTGGAATCAACTTTTTTCAAAGGCATTCCTAATAACATTCCATTTAGATAAATATTATCCTTTCCGGATAATTGTTCGTTGAATCCCGTACCGTATCCTAGTAAAGCAGATGTTTCTCCATGTATCTCTATGCTTCCTTTTTCTGGCTCTAATATATTTGTTAAAACTTTACATAGAGTACTTTTCCCAGCCCCATTGTGGCCTATTATACCGATAATTTCCCCTTCTCTTATTTCAAAAGAAACATCTTTCAACGCCCAGAATGTTCCTTTTTTCAATTGGTATGAAACACTAACATCTTTTGCTCTAATAACTAGATCATCTTTAATATTAGAAGTCGTTTCGTTAAAGTTGATTTCTAATTTTTTCTTTGGTTTTCTAGGAGGAATAGATTCTTTATATTTTTTGATGACCAAAGTAGGGTCTCCAATTTCTTTTATTACTCCCTTGTCTAACCAAATTAATCTATCACAATTTTCTTGTGCAAATTTCATACTATGAGTAACTAGGATTACCATTTTTGCTTTATTTACAAGTTCTTTTATTTTGTCAGCAGCTTTATTACTGAATTCACTGTCACCTGTGTTTAGTGCTTCATCTAATATTAGTATTTCTGGTTCTAAATATGCAGCAACACTGAACCCTAATCTTGCTTTCATCCCACTTGAATAATATTTCATTGGTTGATCTATAAATTCACCTAGACCCGAAAATTCGTGTATTTCTTCAATAAACGAATGAATTTTTTCTTTTTCAATTCCTAACATCATACCGTTTAAATAAACATTTTCTCGACCTGTTAACTCTTTATTAAACCCCATACCTAGCGAAAATAAAGCTGACACCTTTCCCTTGACGGTTAATTGCCCCTCGTCTGGAACTAGAATGCCACTAAGCATTTTACAAAGTGTAGTTTTTCCAGAACCGTTAGAGCCAATAATCCCTAACACTTCCCCTTTATAACCAGTAAAGTTTAAATTTCTTAACGGCCATACAACTTTACTACTCCGCTTTTTTTTCTCTCTTTTAAAAAAATCTATTACATGAGATTTATAATCATCCTTTTGCCCGGTGCTGAAGCTAACTCCTAAATCTTTGGCATCAATAATAACTTCTTTTTTATCTATTGGAACTGTTGCTGAACTTAATGACATAATAAAACCTCTTTTAATTATAATGCTTTTATTATTTTATGTTCGTTTTTACTATAAAAATATATCATTGCTGCTATACATATAATAGAAGTAAATCCAATTACAAACAGACCTAAAAATGCAGGATTTTGATTGTACATTAAGACACTTCGATAAGAATCAACAATGATAGCAACTGGATTTATCGCAACAACCCAGTCATATTTTTCTGGAAGACGACTACCCTCCCAAATAATCGGTGATGCATAAAAGAACAGTCTCATAATATGAGATAGTATATTATCAATATCCCTTATAAATACACATATATACGCAAGAAATAGTGCTATCGCTAAAAGTAATACGAGTTGAACTAATACAATGACTGGCAAGTAAACAATATGCCAACTTGGGAATATTCCAAAAATAACTAAAAATATAGCTACCACGATAAGTCCAAATGCAAAGTTAAATAATTGTGTAGAAGTAGTTGCTAATGGAAATATTGATTTCGGTAAGTATACTTGGTTAATAATAGAACCGTATTTACGAATAGCTTTTGCAGATGTTGTAACGGTCGTGTTCATCCATCTCCAAACTACTAGTCCGATAACAAGATAAACTGCATAATTCTCTCCGCCTCGTTCTAAGATAATCACTACTAAAAAGTAATAAACTAGAACATTTAGAAGTGGATCTAATAGCCACCAAAAGTATCCAAGGTAACTGTTTCGATTTTCTGCTTTTAAACCTGACTTAACTAAGTATAAAAGTAAGTCTTTTCGCTTTAACATTTCTAACAAATATTTACGCATAATTCAACGTGACACCGCCTGAGTTTAACTAATTATAAAAATTCTTTTAGACATCTTACTTTAACATGTCTTTTATAAACTTTCCAATATAATATCATTACATAGAGGCTGTAGTACTATTTTGTTTAACAAATGTCAAATAAATTAATATTACTGTAACAAAATTAAAATCCCTTATTTCATTATATTATTTATCAATATAGCCATAAATATCTCGTAGAAAATTGTAAATTTATGTTGTAAAATGAATGTTGTCTTGTCCGCTAAAAAATTACTGAAAAGGGGTTATAAATGAAAATAAGACTTTTTTTACCATTTATTTTACTATTCATCTTCCCTATTTCAACTTTCGCTGAAACTATTAATAGTCAGGAAGTTGAAAAAACCACCATTCATTCACATGAAGAAGAGGATTCAAATTTTGAGAGCTCATTGAATGAAAAGGATAAAAGCGAAGCTGATGTTGAGGATGGTTCTACTCAATTTTTAGAAATCGAATCTAATGTGTTAGAAGAAGAAGCTGATATAGAGGAAGATATTACGGTAAATACTACTTCTGTTGAAAAGATTAGCGAAGGAAATGTTACTGAAATACATACAACTATAAATGATGAAGTATCTACTAACGATACTACAAACGAAATAATAGACAATCATTTAACTAGTGACGAAATGTATTTAATAGCGGTAAATGAAAATAGCGCCTCAAAAAAATTGGAATTATTTATTGAAGGATATGAAAAGTTTCCAAACGATAGTCGATTTGTAGATGGGATTCAAAGCAGTGCTCAATCCCTTTTAACTTGGGCTAGAAGGCAGCATAACCAGATGCAATTTTCAACAGCTATTGACCGTTATGAGCGAATCCTTCTTGCACCACAACTGAATAGCACAATTCAAAAATCAACAGAAAAGCATTTAACTTACGCTAACAATAATAAATCAGTCCCGAGTGCGGAAGATCTTTCTAGTAACGCTAGTAAACAAACAACCGTATCTGGAATATTTACGAGTTATGTAGACGCATACGAATGGTATCCGGAAGATGGTAGGTTTCAACAAGGGCTACAATCGAGTGCGCAAAATTTATATAATTGGGCGGTAAGACAGCATGATTCCGGTAACTTTAGTACTGCAATAACCCGTTATGAAACTATATTAAGTGTTAATGGAATTAATCAAACCCTAATAGGCAGTGTGAATTCTAGCCTTGCAGATGCAAAAATTGGGAAACGTTCCGCTAATATTATTTTAGAGTTAGCAGTCAATGAATCTAGTGCATCTCGTAAACTAGCTTTATATGTTGAAGGTTATGGTTTCTATCCAAACGATCACCGATTTGTTGACGGGATACGATTAAGTGCCCAACTTTTGTTAAACTGGGCAAGAGGTCAACATAATAGAGGGAATTTTGATACAGCAATTGACCGTTATAATACGATTATTCAAACTCCTGTTTTGGACGATACATTATTAAAAACTACAGAAAAGCATATTCAATACGCGAGTACTGGAAAACTATATCCTACTGTAGAAGAATTAATTCATAATGCAGAAAATCAAGGACAAGTATCTGCTATATTTACAGGTTATTTAGATGCATTATTACATTATTCCGAAGACGAAAGAATATTAGCCGGCCTTCAAAAAAGCGCAAAAAATTTATTTGTTTGGGCTACAAAACAACATGACTTAGGAAACTATGAAACCGCAATTAATAGGTATGAACTACTATTATCGGCTTCAAATGTTAATCAAGCATTAGTTAAAGATATTCATTCCCGTTTACAAGATGCATTAATCGGTAAACGCCCTGCAAATGTAATTCTAGATTTGGCACAAAAAGAAGCTAGTGCTTCAAAGAAACTAGATTTATTTTTAGAAGGGTATATGTTCTATCCTAACAATAAAGATTTTTATAACGGAATATCTACTAGCGCAGAACTTGTATTAAACTATGCGACAAAACAACACCAACAAGGTAGCTTCGATATTGCTATTAGTAGATACGATTTTATTATGAGCATTAAGGAAGTTTTGCAATCAATAAAAGATAGAGCTCAGTTACAAAAACATTTTGCAGAATCAAACAAAAAAATCCCTTCTGCTTCTGAATACTTTGATCAAGCAATGTCTCAATCGACCCTAACTGTAAGGTTAAATACTTTATTAGATGGTTATTCCATTTATAAAGAGAGCCGACAGTTAAGAGATGGTATTCACCAAACAGCAAAAGATTTATTAGCATGGGCAAGTAAGCAACACGAGAGCGGTAACTTTAGTACAGCTATGAATCGTTACGAGACTATTATCGAGTTACCAACCGTCCCAAATAATATAATAGAAGAAACTAAAGTTAAACTTCGTTATGCTAAACAAAATAGTAAATACCCGACAGCTCAAGAAATGTATAACTATGCTAATAACCAAACGAGTGCATCTCATTTATTAACGGCTTATATTGAAGGATACTATTTATATCCTAATGATCAAAGATTCGTTAATGGAATTAATAATAGCGCTCAGTCCTTACTTAACTGGGCAACAAACCAGCAACAAAGTGGTAATTTCAATACAGCTATTGATCGATATGAAAGGATCCTATCTGCTCCTAGAGTGAAAACTACGATAGTACTAGAAGCAGAGGCAAAGCTCTCATATGCGAAAAATAATAAACGCATCCCATCTGTTAATTCTTTAATTAGTGAAGCTAGTAAGAATAGTACTGTTACAGGTAGGTTTAATATTTTGTTAGATAGTTACTTTTTATATCCTAATGACAAGAAACTTATTAGTGAACTAAATGAAAGTGCAAAATCTGTATTAGATTGGGCAACTAAACAACACCAATCTAGGAATTATACAACAGCACTCGACAGATACAATCGAATAATACAAGCATCCGCCATGGAAGTAAATCTTATTAGCGTAGCTGCTATCCAGAAAGAGTACGCAGTAAATAAAATATTACTACCAAGAATTTTATCTATTGCTACTATTAATAGCTCAACAACACTTAAAACTGGCGCAGGTGAATCTTACAACACTATTGCTACTCTATCAAAGAACGATTATGTTGAAGTAGTCGCTATTGAACGAAATGGTTGGTTAAAAGTTATCTACAATAATCGAACCGCATTCATAGATGGAGAAAAAGTAAGTGTTGAATATTATAGAACAGATCAAAAAAATGGTCTGCTTGATGGCATGGTTATTGTTTTAGATCCAGGTCATGGTGGAAAAGATCCTGGTGCTAGTGCAAATGGCATTGTTGAAAAAAACTTAGTACTTGATATATCATTACGTGCAAAAAAGCTTTTAGAAGACCAAGGTGCAATTGTTATAATGACTCGAGAAACAGATGTTTTCCTTGAACTTCACGAAAGAGCTGCAATCGCAAATTCATCTAATGCGGATATTTTCATTAGTGTTCATGCCAATAAGTTCAATGGAAGTGCTAATGGAATTGAATCCTTTTGGTATGGAAAGCACGAAAAAGAATCAAGTATAAAGTTAAGTAATTCGTTACAAAATGCATTAGTACAAGCAACTGGAATGAATTATCGAAGAGTAGCCGAAGGTAATTATCACGTTATACGTGAAACGAAAATACCTAGCTCTTTAATTGAAATTGGTTTTTTGGACCATCCAAATGATAGTAGTAAATTAAAGCAGGCGAAATACAAACAATTAGCAGCTGAAGGTATTTTACAAGGTATTATCAATTATTTTCTAAAATGAAATAATAAAACGTATAAAGGACATTTGTCTTTATACGTTTTTTTATTTCTAAAATACCCCTCCCTAAAATTACCCATATTTTCTATTTACACATATGTGAATGTTCGTTATCATGTATGAGGAATAAGTCATACAAAACTTAAAGGGAAAATGGTCTTTTATAATTTATTGAAAGAAGGAATGGTCCTATTGGAAACAAACTTAAATCAACCTAGAAAATTCAGATACGAAATTGAAGGTTTAAGAGCAGTAGCTGCTTTACTAGTAGCTGTTTACCATATTTGGTTAGGTAATGTATCAGGAGGAGTGGATGTCTTTTTTATCGTATCAGGATTCTTAATAACTACTTCTCTATTAAAAAGAATGGAAAGATACAATAAGATAGATGTACTTGACTTTATCATTGGACTTGCAAAACGATTATTTCCAATGGCCTTTCTAGTATTATTTTCTGTTACGATTGCATGTATTATTTGGTTACCTCAAGTTCGGTGGGATCAAACGATACAAGAAATATTGGCTTCAGCTTTTTATTTTCAAAACTGGCAATTGGCCTTTAATGCCGTTGACTACTTAGCTCAAAATAACGAAGCAAGCCCTGTGCAACATTTTTGGGCATTATCCTTACAAGGTCAATTTTATATTATATGGCCTATTGTTATATTTGGTACAGCTTACCTTGTTAAATCGATATTCAAAAAAACATTTAAACAAAGCCTAGTAATGATGTTATTTACGGTATTTACATTATCGTTTATTTATTCAATTTATAGCACATATACTAACCAAGCTTGGGCTTACTTCAACACATTTGCAAGAGTATGGGAATTTAGCATGGGTGGAATCGTTGCTGTACTCGCATCTCATATTGTCTTACGTAAAACATTAAGCTTTGTTTTAGGTTGGGTTGGACTTGTCGCAATTATAAGTTGTGGTATTGTTATTCAAGTTTCAACTGTATTTCCTGGGTACGCTGCACTTTGGCCGACATTAGGCGGTGTATTTATTATTTTAGCCGGCGTTAGCGGAGGTAAATACGGAGTCCACCGTATTTTAACA from Sutcliffiella cohnii encodes:
- a CDS encoding glycosyltransferase; its protein translation is MFKKGKTQTNLRKIEQLRYKLRNLGFFEEALKDLEDLYKNSPNAVLRKSAAWEIALWHANKQTPEGAKECLKYIPFLYEGEQDKEQLRQITIIEAECLIAVNKNEEAKRTLLTALKREEHPDLFLALANCETNVDERLKWINKMYTFYRLTSVLLEEETTKNFYDNLSHKKAKAVYKENSGKVSIIIPVYNAEDVIETSLNSVLTQTWKNLEIIVVDDCSSDSTVQLVEEIQKKDERLKLVKASKNGGAYTARNLALQVATGDFITINDADDWSHPEKIEKQVTHLLNNPRIIGNTSQQARATENLKFFRRGKPGLYIFSNMSSFMFRRKKVTKALGYWDCVRFGADSEFIKRIKHVFGEDSILELPTGPLSFQRQSESSLTGNSYFGFPGYFMGARKEYLEAQVDYHKKAENLYYDFPQKNRPFPIPEPMKPNRLPRDTRKHFDVIILSDFRLDGGSTLSSVEEIKAHKQIGLKTGLIQLARYDYSPKKKINQKVRDLLDGENVEMIVYGENVSCDTLIVRYPPVLQVKQEYIPNVEAKEIRLIINQTPMSDYGPQGVLRYDLKTVKDRLIEYFGNAGIWHPIGPLVRQALENYHSQSLSEIPLAKEDWTNIINLNDWKENDRQISESKANNIVIGRHSRDNVVKWPNDKEQLLSIYPEQEEYEVRVLGGANSVKDVLGYIPENWSVYKFGEVAPKEFLANLDVFVYFTHPNWIESYGRVIIEAMAVGIPVILPKQYEILFGEAAIYSKPSEVKNVINNLLADPHLYEEQIEKGWNYVKENASYETHYRRLKLRAYNN
- a CDS encoding ABC transporter ATP-binding protein, which translates into the protein MSLSSATVPIDKKEVIIDAKDLGVSFSTGQKDDYKSHVIDFFKREKKKRSSKVVWPLRNLNFTGYKGEVLGIIGSNGSGKTTLCKMLSGILVPDEGQLTVKGKVSALFSLGMGFNKELTGRENVYLNGMMLGIEKEKIHSFIEEIHEFSGLGEFIDQPMKYYSSGMKARLGFSVAAYLEPEILILDEALNTGDSEFSNKAADKIKELVNKAKMVILVTHSMKFAQENCDRLIWLDKGVIKEIGDPTLVIKKYKESIPPRKPKKKLEINFNETTSNIKDDLVIRAKDVSVSYQLKKGTFWALKDVSFEIREGEIIGIIGHNGAGKSTLCKVLTNILEPEKGSIEIHGETSALLGYGTGFNEQLSGKDNIYLNGMLLGMPLKKVDSNVDNIIEFSELGKKISQPVKSYSSGMKARLGFSIAATLEPDIFIIDEALSTGDMQFKQKATERIQDMIEDAKAVLIVSHSMNYIETVCTRVIWFERGQILFDGDPKQAVALYKEKVKQKNKKLK
- a CDS encoding ABC transporter permease, which gives rise to MRKYLLEMLKRKDLLLYLVKSGLKAENRNSYLGYFWWLLDPLLNVLVYYFLVVIILERGGENYAVYLVIGLVVWRWMNTTVTTSAKAIRKYGSIINQVYLPKSIFPLATTSTQLFNFAFGLIVVAIFLVIFGIFPSWHIVYLPVIVLVQLVLLLAIALFLAYICVFIRDIDNILSHIMRLFFYASPIIWEGSRLPEKYDWVVAINPVAIIVDSYRSVLMYNQNPAFLGLFVIGFTSIICIAAMIYFYSKNEHKIIKAL
- a CDS encoding N-acetylmuramoyl-L-alanine amidase codes for the protein MKIRLFLPFILLFIFPISTFAETINSQEVEKTTIHSHEEEDSNFESSLNEKDKSEADVEDGSTQFLEIESNVLEEEADIEEDITVNTTSVEKISEGNVTEIHTTINDEVSTNDTTNEIIDNHLTSDEMYLIAVNENSASKKLELFIEGYEKFPNDSRFVDGIQSSAQSLLTWARRQHNQMQFSTAIDRYERILLAPQLNSTIQKSTEKHLTYANNNKSVPSAEDLSSNASKQTTVSGIFTSYVDAYEWYPEDGRFQQGLQSSAQNLYNWAVRQHDSGNFSTAITRYETILSVNGINQTLIGSVNSSLADAKIGKRSANIILELAVNESSASRKLALYVEGYGFYPNDHRFVDGIRLSAQLLLNWARGQHNRGNFDTAIDRYNTIIQTPVLDDTLLKTTEKHIQYASTGKLYPTVEELIHNAENQGQVSAIFTGYLDALLHYSEDERILAGLQKSAKNLFVWATKQHDLGNYETAINRYELLLSASNVNQALVKDIHSRLQDALIGKRPANVILDLAQKEASASKKLDLFLEGYMFYPNNKDFYNGISTSAELVLNYATKQHQQGSFDIAISRYDFIMSIKEVLQSIKDRAQLQKHFAESNKKIPSASEYFDQAMSQSTLTVRLNTLLDGYSIYKESRQLRDGIHQTAKDLLAWASKQHESGNFSTAMNRYETIIELPTVPNNIIEETKVKLRYAKQNSKYPTAQEMYNYANNQTSASHLLTAYIEGYYLYPNDQRFVNGINNSAQSLLNWATNQQQSGNFNTAIDRYERILSAPRVKTTIVLEAEAKLSYAKNNKRIPSVNSLISEASKNSTVTGRFNILLDSYFLYPNDKKLISELNESAKSVLDWATKQHQSRNYTTALDRYNRIIQASAMEVNLISVAAIQKEYAVNKILLPRILSIATINSSTTLKTGAGESYNTIATLSKNDYVEVVAIERNGWLKVIYNNRTAFIDGEKVSVEYYRTDQKNGLLDGMVIVLDPGHGGKDPGASANGIVEKNLVLDISLRAKKLLEDQGAIVIMTRETDVFLELHERAAIANSSNADIFISVHANKFNGSANGIESFWYGKHEKESSIKLSNSLQNALVQATGMNYRRVAEGNYHVIRETKIPSSLIEIGFLDHPNDSSKLKQAKYKQLAAEGILQGIINYFLK